The nucleotide window AAACCTTTCTAATAAATTATTAGAAGAAGGAAATACTATCTATGCTTTAACAAGGAATTCTAAAAAAATATTTGACAGAAGAATAAATTTTGCATTATGGGATGGATGAAAAATACCAGAAAATTTAGATGGTTTTGATGCAATAATAAATCTTGCTGGTGAAAACATATTTTAAATTTTATATAATAAAAACAAAAAAAGAAAAATAATTGAAAGTAGAGTAAACGCTGGAAAAGCAATTTTAAACTTTATAAAGAAAACAAAAATTAGACCAAAGGTTTTAATTCAAGCCTCTGCGATCGGCTATTATGGAAA belongs to candidate division WOR-3 bacterium and includes:
- a CDS encoding NAD-dependent epimerase/dehydratase family protein; the protein is MKILILGATGFIGKNLSNKLLEEGNTIYALTRNSKKIFDRRINFALWDG